A window of the Thermodesulfobacteriota bacterium genome harbors these coding sequences:
- a CDS encoding flagellar basal body rod C-terminal domain-containing protein produces MIDGIKSAMSGLQAQAKRLGVTANNVANVESDGFKKGRTVLAETAGGGVTARVETVATPGPEVLEETAAGLVLVEKSNVDLTEEMPHMLLARRSFEANLKVIQTGDEMLGALLDLKT; encoded by the coding sequence ATGATCGACGGGATCAAGAGCGCCATGTCCGGGCTCCAGGCCCAGGCCAAACGGCTGGGGGTCACGGCCAACAACGTCGCCAACGTGGAATCGGATGGCTTCAAGAAGGGGCGGACCGTGCTGGCCGAAACAGCCGGCGGCGGCGTGACGGCCCGGGTGGAGACGGTGGCCACCCCCGGTCCGGAGGTGCTGGAGGAGACGGCGGCCGGCCTGGTGCTGGTGGAGAAATCCAACGTCGACCTGACCGAGGAGATGCCCCACATGCTCCTGGCCCGCCGGAGCTTCGAGGCCAACCTCAAGGTGATCCAGACCGGCGACGAGATGCTGGGCGCCCTCCTGGATCTCAAGACGTGA